A single genomic interval of Candidatus Bathyarchaeum sp. harbors:
- a CDS encoding TIGR04076 family protein: MTKINRIKITVLKRFRPSEVFKTSPVTPVDIEAHGPCEVFREGQEFIVENLKMPEGFCTKAWMAISGNVRILSFGCDFPWFKEKGVTINCCIDGLRPVIFKLERI; encoded by the coding sequence ATGACGAAGATAAATAGAATTAAAATAACAGTTCTGAAACGGTTTAGGCCCTCTGAAGTTTTCAAAACAAGTCCCGTTACACCTGTAGATATTGAGGCGCATGGTCCATGTGAAGTGTTTAGGGAGGGTCAAGAATTTATTGTTGAAAACCTGAAAATGCCCGAAGGTTTCTGCACTAAGGCGTGGATGGCTATTAGCGGTAATGTACGAATCTTGAGTTTTGGCTGCGATTTTCCTTGGTTTAAAGAAAAGGGCGTCACCATCAACTGTTGTATCGATGGACTTAGACCCGTGATATTCAAGCTAGAACGAATCTAA